CCGACCGCACCCGCTCAGCACGGGGGTTGGTCAGCACGGGGTGGGCCGGCGTTCGAAAAGAGAACTGCAGGCTCAGGCAGCCGGCGCGGTGGCCGGAACGTTGGCCTTGGCGATCTCGACCAGCGCGGCGAACGCCGGGGCGTCGTTGACGGCCAGCTCGGCCAGCATGCGACGGTCGACCTCGATCTCGGCGGCCTTCAGACCCTGGATGAACCGGTTGTAGGTGATGCCGTTGGCGCGGGCGCCAGCGTTGATGCGCTGGATCCACAGACGACGGAAGTCGCCCTTGCGCGCCCGGCGGTCGCGGTAGCTGTAACCCATCGAGTGGGTGACCTGCTCCTTGGCCTTGCGGTAGAGCCGCGAGCGCTGACCGCGGTAACCGCTGGCCTGCTCCAGGACTGTCCGGCGCTTCTTCTGGGCGTTGACCGCCCGCTTCACGCGTGCCACGTGAGTACTCCTTCTAGCTGGTAAAGATCGGGATTACTTGCCGAGCAGACGCTTGACGGCCTTGGTGTCGGCCGGTGCGACGACAACGTCGTTGACCAACCGGCGAGCGTCGCTGCTGCTGCGCTCCTGGAACTTGTGCACGTGGCGAGCGCGCTGGCGCATGATCTTGCCGGAACCGGTGACCCGGAACCGCTTCTTCGCACCGCTGTGCGTCTTGTTCTTCGGCATGGGCCGATCTCCTTCTGGCTCGTGCTAACTCGCAGCCGGTGGGCTGCGGTGTGTGTCTACCGACCGGGGTCGGGAGGTCTGTCCGGCTCAGGCCGGTTGGTTCTGCTCGCTCGAGGCGGTGTCCGGGGTGGACGCCGATTCGTGCTGTTCGCGACGGCGGCGGTTCTCCGCGCGGGCCTCGGCCTTCTTCTTGGTCGGACCCAGCACCATCACCATGTTGCGTCCGTCCTGCTTGGGCGAACTCTCGACAAAGCCCAGGTCCGCAACGTCCTCGGCCAGCTTCTGCAGCAACCGGAAACCCAACTCGGGGCGGGACTGCTCGCGACCGCGGAACATGATCGTCACCTTGACCTTGTCACCGGCGGAGAGGAACCGCTCGACGTGACCCTTCTTGGTGCCGTAGTCGTGCGGGTCGATCTTCGGCCGGAGTTTGATCTCCTTGATGACCGTGTTGACCTGGTTCTTGCGGGCTTCCCGTGCCTTGACTGCGGCTTCGTACTTGAACTTGCCGTAGTCCATGAGTTTGGCAACGGGAGGCTTTGCCATCGGGGCGACCTCGACCAGGTCGAGATCTGCTTCCGCGGCCAGGCGCAGCGCATCTTCCACACGGACGATGCCGACCTGTTCGCCGTTCGGCCCAACCAACCGCACCTCGGGAACCCGGATGCGGTCGTTAATACGAGGCTCGACGCTGATGTCTACTCCTTCGTCGTTCGCGATGTTCCGCCCAGAGACGAAGAAAGGCTCCTCGTCACCGGAGTGCGCGAGGAGCCCAAAAGCATGCAAACATCAGGTAC
The window above is part of the Branchiibius hedensis genome. Proteins encoded here:
- the infC gene encoding translation initiation factor IF-3 — translated: MRLVGPNGEQVGIVRVEDALRLAAEADLDLVEVAPMAKPPVAKLMDYGKFKYEAAVKAREARKNQVNTVIKEIKLRPKIDPHDYGTKKGHVERFLSAGDKVKVTIMFRGREQSRPELGFRLLQKLAEDVADLGFVESSPKQDGRNMVMVLGPTKKKAEARAENRRRREQHESASTPDTASSEQNQPA
- the rpmI gene encoding 50S ribosomal protein L35; this encodes MPKNKTHSGAKKRFRVTGSGKIMRQRARHVHKFQERSSSDARRLVNDVVVAPADTKAVKRLLGK
- the rplT gene encoding 50S ribosomal protein L20; this translates as MARVKRAVNAQKKRRTVLEQASGYRGQRSRLYRKAKEQVTHSMGYSYRDRRARKGDFRRLWIQRINAGARANGITYNRFIQGLKAAEIEVDRRMLAELAVNDAPAFAALVEIAKANVPATAPAA